A region of uncultured Anaeromusa sp. DNA encodes the following proteins:
- a CDS encoding D-sedoheptulose 7-phosphate isomerase, translated as MTLNKTIQDHLQVVKQLEEACGEEICQAADLCQDALDSGHKLFFCGNGGSAADCQHLAAELVVRFTRERQGLPAIALTTDTSILTACGNDYGYDRVFSRQVEALGRMGDVLLAFSTSGNSVNVLEAVRRAQEAGMFTVGFTGGKGGEMAELCELCITVPADVTARIQECHILLGHWLCDELERRCGNVSA; from the coding sequence ATGACGCTGAATAAAACAATTCAAGACCATCTGCAAGTGGTCAAACAGCTCGAAGAAGCCTGTGGCGAGGAAATCTGTCAGGCGGCAGATCTATGCCAGGATGCTCTGGATAGCGGGCATAAACTATTCTTTTGCGGTAATGGAGGCTCGGCAGCAGACTGTCAGCATTTGGCGGCAGAGCTGGTAGTGCGCTTTACGCGGGAGCGCCAGGGGTTACCAGCCATTGCCTTGACTACGGATACGTCCATTCTGACCGCCTGCGGCAATGACTATGGCTATGATCGCGTTTTTTCTCGGCAGGTAGAAGCCTTGGGAAGAATGGGGGATGTGTTGTTGGCATTTAGCACTTCTGGCAATAGTGTTAATGTGCTTGAAGCTGTTCGGAGGGCGCAGGAAGCAGGCATGTTTACGGTTGGCTTTACCGGAGGTAAGGGTGGGGAAATGGCTGAGTTGTGTGAATTATGCATAACTGTGCCAGCGGATGTTACAGCTCGTATTCAAGAATGCCATATCCTTTTAGGACATTGGTTGTGTGATGAATTGGAACGGAGATGTGGCAATGTTTCGGCATAA
- the rfaE1 gene encoding D-glycero-beta-D-manno-heptose-7-phosphate kinase, whose protein sequence is MFRHKKKVREFVARQTAAAPVLVVGDVMLDRYYFGEVKRISPEAPVPVTRVIRKKETLGGAANVAHNLARLGCPTLLVGAVGDDENRRCLEKMLDELGVDCGGLFVTPGPTTAKLRIIGGHQQMLRLDFEETAPWPVETEQRVLAYITDKAVQQQCKAIIVSDYAKGVCTPKLCQGLMELQTQYGIPVIVDPKGTDWERYQGAFAVTPNLKELGEALGSSIANENEAVRQAVTKLRRRFRLHSLLATRSEKGLSFLASRKEVHIPTLAQEVFDVSGAGDTVIAVFAAGIAGGLETPDAARLANVAAGFVVGKLGTYAISREELLATLDNKC, encoded by the coding sequence ATGTTTCGGCATAAGAAAAAAGTACGTGAATTTGTAGCACGGCAGACAGCGGCGGCTCCGGTATTAGTAGTGGGCGATGTCATGCTGGATCGCTATTATTTTGGCGAAGTCAAACGCATTTCCCCAGAAGCTCCGGTGCCAGTAACACGGGTGATTCGAAAAAAGGAAACCTTGGGTGGGGCGGCGAATGTGGCCCATAATTTAGCGCGCCTTGGCTGTCCGACACTGCTTGTTGGTGCGGTTGGCGACGATGAAAATCGCCGCTGCCTGGAGAAAATGTTGGACGAACTGGGCGTGGATTGCGGCGGTTTATTCGTTACACCTGGACCGACAACGGCTAAATTGCGCATTATTGGCGGCCATCAGCAAATGCTGCGCTTGGATTTTGAAGAAACCGCTCCATGGCCGGTCGAAACAGAACAGAGAGTGTTGGCGTATATTACTGATAAAGCCGTACAACAACAATGCAAAGCCATTATCGTGTCCGACTATGCCAAAGGCGTTTGCACGCCCAAGCTTTGCCAAGGACTAATGGAATTACAAACACAATATGGCATACCTGTTATTGTTGATCCGAAGGGAACGGATTGGGAACGGTACCAAGGCGCTTTTGCGGTAACCCCTAACCTCAAAGAGTTGGGTGAAGCGTTAGGAAGCTCCATAGCGAATGAAAATGAAGCCGTCCGGCAGGCGGTGACGAAACTGCGGCGGCGTTTTCGCCTGCATTCTCTCTTAGCGACGCGATCGGAAAAAGGTTTGAGTTTTTTAGCGTCTCGCAAGGAAGTACATATTCCTACCTTGGCGCAAGAGGTTTTTGATGTGTCTGGTGCCGGGGATACGGTTATCGCCGTTTTCGCCGCTGGTATTGCCGGGGGCTTGGAAACGCCGGATGCTGCTCGCTTAGCGAATGTGGCAGCAGGCTTTGTTGTGGGCAAACTTGGGACTTATGCCATAAGTAGAGAGGAATTACTCGCCACATTAGACAATAAATGTTAA
- the rfaD gene encoding ADP-glyceromanno-heptose 6-epimerase, whose protein sequence is MIIVTGGAGFIGSNLVKGLNEQGIEDILVVDNLGSSLKFRNLNGLNFKDYLHKEDFLTRLETGRFHGQTIEAIFHNGACSNTMELDGNYMMANNYEYSKIMLHHALEHRIPFIYASSASVYGDGAQGFREDPVCEEALNVYAYSKLQFDRYVRQVLPAASSQVVGLRYFNVFGPQENHKGRMASVAFHFHNQLLENGVIKLFAGTDGYADGEQLRDFIYVKDVVRVNLHFWQNPQLSGVFNCGTGTAHSFNDVARALIAHYGKGSIEYIPFPEALKGKYQSFTESDAAQLRQAGFTAAFTPLATAVADYAGILDTQGGYV, encoded by the coding sequence ATGATTATCGTAACTGGCGGTGCAGGTTTTATCGGCAGTAATTTGGTCAAGGGTCTGAACGAACAAGGCATCGAAGATATTCTGGTTGTGGACAATCTGGGCAGCAGCCTGAAATTTCGTAACCTCAACGGCTTGAATTTTAAAGATTATTTGCATAAAGAAGACTTTTTAACTCGTCTGGAAACCGGGCGTTTTCATGGGCAAACTATTGAAGCCATTTTTCATAATGGTGCTTGCTCCAATACTATGGAGCTGGACGGCAACTATATGATGGCCAACAACTACGAATACAGCAAAATTATGCTGCACCATGCGCTGGAGCATCGCATCCCCTTTATCTATGCATCCTCCGCATCGGTTTATGGAGATGGTGCGCAGGGATTTCGTGAAGATCCTGTTTGTGAAGAAGCGCTCAATGTGTATGCTTACTCTAAACTGCAGTTTGACCGTTATGTTCGGCAGGTATTGCCAGCGGCAAGTAGCCAAGTAGTTGGTCTGCGGTATTTTAATGTGTTTGGTCCCCAAGAAAACCACAAAGGTCGTATGGCGTCAGTTGCTTTTCATTTTCATAATCAACTGCTGGAAAACGGCGTAATCAAGCTTTTTGCGGGAACGGACGGTTATGCTGATGGCGAACAGCTGCGCGATTTTATCTATGTTAAAGACGTAGTGCGAGTCAACCTGCATTTTTGGCAAAATCCGCAGCTCTCAGGCGTCTTCAACTGCGGTACCGGTACGGCGCACAGCTTTAATGATGTGGCGCGCGCCCTAATTGCGCATTATGGCAAAGGAAGCATTGAATACATTCCCTTTCCGGAAGCCCTAAAAGGAAAGTATCAAAGCTTCACCGAAAGCGACGCAGCGCAACTGCGGCAAGCGGGCTTTACAGCCGCCTTTACGCCACTGGCGACAGCGGTAGCTGATTACGCCGGTATTCTTGACACACAAGGCGGATATGTCTAA
- a CDS encoding glycosyltransferase family 9 protein → MEQKSAQKVLIHCLVNLGDVVLATSAVALLKRHFPQMRISMLVKPSVAEVLQGHPLLEEVIPLIYQTKERSWRQMLRFVKELQSRKFDLSISLDRKLRPSILTLLAGIPVRIGPDRLFDNKPSQMRRLWSHVVHTSDDFLNTHQSELFQDVVRGAFKVQGSAKPVIGSITSKHREKAKALLDSLPLGNKRVAICVKGTYYLKNWPQNSFVSLVDRLSLKNNVSFLLVGAPEDKDYAQEIADASQAEVLNLCGQTSLLEFAALCRQIDLLITIDTGGMHIAATTGVPIIGIFRCVSTKRWAPLCKKNMVIDKKERHCSGVSTPEQCPMEYCVKQIDIDAVYAAVVNYI, encoded by the coding sequence ATGGAGCAGAAATCGGCTCAAAAAGTGCTGATTCATTGCCTTGTCAACTTGGGAGATGTTGTGTTGGCCACTAGTGCAGTTGCTTTGTTGAAACGGCATTTTCCCCAGATGCGTATTTCCATGCTAGTGAAACCGTCGGTGGCGGAGGTCCTGCAGGGGCATCCGCTACTGGAAGAGGTTATTCCTTTGATCTATCAAACTAAGGAACGTTCTTGGCGGCAAATGTTACGGTTTGTTAAAGAACTGCAGAGTCGGAAGTTTGATCTCAGCATTTCGCTTGACCGCAAACTGCGTCCGTCCATCTTGACGTTGCTGGCAGGCATTCCAGTACGGATAGGACCTGATCGCCTCTTTGACAACAAACCAAGTCAGATGCGAAGATTGTGGTCACATGTTGTGCATACGTCTGATGATTTTCTCAATACACATCAATCAGAGTTGTTTCAGGACGTCGTCCGCGGCGCATTTAAGGTGCAGGGAAGCGCTAAGCCAGTTATAGGGTCTATTACTAGCAAGCATAGGGAAAAAGCAAAGGCTTTGCTTGACTCATTGCCGCTAGGAAATAAGCGAGTAGCTATTTGTGTTAAAGGGACCTATTATTTGAAAAACTGGCCACAAAATTCGTTTGTATCATTGGTTGACCGGTTATCGTTGAAGAATAATGTCAGTTTTTTGTTGGTTGGCGCGCCAGAAGACAAAGACTACGCTCAGGAGATTGCAGACGCTTCGCAAGCGGAAGTACTAAACTTGTGCGGTCAAACGAGCCTTTTGGAATTTGCTGCTCTTTGTCGACAAATTGATTTATTAATTACAATTGATACGGGGGGCATGCATATTGCAGCGACTACGGGAGTTCCAATTATCGGAATATTTCGTTGCGTTTCGACAAAACGCTGGGCGCCGTTATGTAAAAAAAACATGGTAATTGATAAAAAAGAAAGACATTGTTCAGGGGTTTCGACTCCTGAACAATGTCCCATGGAATACTGTGTTAAACAAATTGACATAGATGCTGTGTATGCTGCGGTAGTAAACTATATTTGA
- a CDS encoding O-antigen ligase family protein encodes MNVCSIWDKRGLFCLGVIAITSQISIAACSIAIGLGSIFLLLDKEVRRNIFAQDTKLIIWGIVSFIVLVFFSNLFSNDIIDSQKRLLAHVLRWIPFFLVIGYVRNVKEWWGIVALLFFSTVVASVVGVYQHYNGMERVIGLERNPIYYAAEILAVSIIGLYMLFIFRRKDMRISNWLIVGAFLTLTMVAVGFSQTRGAWISLVATVLTCFILERENFNKIQFLKIIGFFFLFIVAFGIFNFSFMNRLANLSDVNSMERIYLWKSAWAMFIDHPFVGVGMGQFHEYYISTYKAVEAVNSELIHPHNSLLTFLSENGILGGVSFTLLLGSVVLSAVRQIKRNPVMVIAILEVVCFFIGSMTDHLFTVLILMRIYWLTIGLAVAAGRVGVLKSCKFIE; translated from the coding sequence ATGAATGTTTGTAGCATTTGGGATAAAAGGGGACTTTTTTGTTTAGGGGTAATAGCAATAACTTCACAGATATCAATTGCAGCATGTAGTATTGCAATCGGGTTGGGAAGCATTTTTTTATTATTAGATAAAGAAGTTCGCAGAAACATTTTTGCACAAGATACCAAACTGATTATTTGGGGCATAGTATCTTTTATTGTTTTGGTGTTTTTTAGTAATTTGTTTTCTAATGATATAATAGATAGCCAAAAAAGGTTATTAGCTCATGTTTTGCGATGGATTCCTTTTTTTCTAGTAATTGGATATGTTCGAAATGTAAAAGAGTGGTGGGGAATTGTAGCTCTTTTGTTTTTTTCAACTGTGGTGGCAAGTGTTGTGGGAGTTTACCAGCATTATAATGGCATGGAGCGAGTTATTGGCTTAGAAAGAAATCCTATTTACTATGCTGCTGAAATTCTTGCGGTATCTATAATTGGCTTATATATGTTATTTATATTCAGAAGAAAGGATATGAGAATTTCTAACTGGTTAATTGTCGGTGCATTTTTAACATTGACAATGGTTGCAGTAGGTTTTTCGCAAACTAGAGGTGCATGGATTTCTCTAGTGGCGACAGTTCTTACTTGTTTCATTTTAGAAAGGGAAAATTTTAATAAAATACAATTCTTAAAAATAATTGGCTTTTTCTTCTTGTTTATAGTTGCATTTGGAATATTTAATTTTAGCTTTATGAATCGATTAGCTAATCTTTCTGATGTAAACTCTATGGAACGAATATATCTATGGAAAAGTGCTTGGGCTATGTTTATTGATCATCCGTTTGTCGGAGTTGGCATGGGCCAATTTCACGAATATTATATATCAACATACAAGGCCGTTGAAGCGGTCAATAGTGAACTTATTCATCCTCATAACAGTTTACTAACTTTTTTGAGCGAAAATGGAATTTTGGGTGGAGTAAGTTTTACCCTCTTATTGGGGAGTGTGGTTTTATCGGCTGTACGCCAAATAAAAAGAAATCCTGTTATGGTCATTGCAATATTAGAAGTGGTATGCTTCTTCATTGGGTCCATGACAGATCATTTATTTACGGTGTTGATCTTGATGCGTATATATTGGTTGACTATTGGTCTTGCTGTCGCTGCAGGTCGTGTTGGAGTTTTAAAAAGTTGCAAGTTTATTGAGTGA
- a CDS encoding nucleoside-diphosphate sugar epimerase/dehydratase, translated as MRQKLIFFVLIFVDIITIMISLYLSLFIRFEGTVPMEWMSSYYNNIIIAIGLYLASFWFFRLYTRIWQYAGVNELVAITLSGVVGACLFYAGAWSGIVPWLPKSVYFINCILVVFLTCGSRLGLRLYYYFRTAQYRKTGNPTLIVGAGDAGVMLARELSQRYYESKRLVGFVDDDKNKIGHRLVGTKVLGDRNDLGKIIKKFDVGEVIIAMPSAGGNVIREVMNACMQYGCEVKTLPGLYELIDGAIKVSQLRTISVEDLLRREPVELDMVAIQQFLKGKHVLVTGAGGSIGSEICRQVAKMKPNRLVLLGKGENSIYEIRQELALTFPEVELVPIIADVRDKKRLEQVFQEVQPQVVFHAAAHKHVPLMEVQPVEAVKNNVFGTKAVAEIADEAGVESFIMISTDKAVNPSSVMGATKRVAELIIQEYSQKSKTIFAAVRFGNVLGSRGSVLPLFRKQIINGGPVTVTDPEMKRYFMTIPEASQLVLQAGAQATGGEVFVLDMGEPVKIVDLAKDVIRLSGLEPEKDISISFCGLRPGEKLFEELLTAEEGTQSTRHEKIFVANIKGVNKASLDSMLDELKVQVEPDKIIELLKAIVPTYRPNH; from the coding sequence ATGAGACAAAAACTTATTTTTTTTGTGTTGATTTTTGTCGATATAATAACCATAATGATATCCCTTTATTTATCGTTATTCATACGATTTGAAGGAACGGTTCCAATGGAGTGGATGTCTTCTTATTATAATAATATAATTATAGCTATAGGCTTATATTTAGCCTCATTTTGGTTTTTTCGGCTATATACTAGAATTTGGCAATATGCTGGTGTAAATGAGCTAGTTGCGATTACTTTGTCTGGAGTAGTAGGTGCATGTTTGTTTTATGCAGGGGCATGGAGCGGAATCGTTCCGTGGCTTCCTAAATCAGTCTATTTCATTAACTGCATCTTGGTTGTTTTTCTTACTTGTGGAAGCAGGTTAGGGTTAAGGCTTTATTATTATTTTCGGACGGCTCAGTATAGAAAGACAGGTAATCCGACGTTGATTGTTGGTGCGGGTGATGCAGGAGTAATGCTTGCTCGCGAACTAAGTCAAAGGTACTATGAAAGCAAAAGATTAGTTGGTTTTGTTGATGATGATAAAAATAAAATTGGGCATAGATTAGTGGGGACGAAAGTTCTCGGGGACAGAAATGATTTAGGTAAAATTATAAAAAAATTTGATGTTGGTGAAGTTATTATTGCCATGCCAAGTGCTGGGGGAAATGTAATTCGTGAAGTTATGAATGCCTGCATGCAATACGGTTGTGAAGTAAAAACATTGCCTGGATTATACGAGCTTATAGATGGTGCGATTAAAGTAAGTCAACTGAGAACTATATCGGTAGAAGACTTATTGAGGCGCGAACCAGTTGAATTAGACATGGTAGCTATTCAACAATTTTTAAAAGGCAAGCATGTTTTGGTTACTGGAGCGGGCGGTTCTATTGGTTCGGAAATTTGTCGGCAAGTAGCCAAAATGAAACCAAACAGATTAGTGTTACTGGGTAAAGGTGAGAATAGCATATATGAAATTCGACAAGAACTTGCATTAACTTTTCCGGAGGTGGAGCTTGTTCCGATAATTGCTGATGTAAGGGATAAAAAGAGGCTGGAGCAAGTTTTCCAGGAGGTTCAGCCACAAGTTGTCTTTCATGCGGCTGCCCATAAACATGTTCCATTGATGGAAGTCCAACCAGTTGAAGCAGTAAAAAATAATGTTTTTGGTACTAAAGCAGTTGCGGAAATTGCAGATGAGGCAGGGGTTGAGTCATTTATTATGATTTCAACTGATAAAGCGGTTAATCCAAGTAGTGTAATGGGGGCAACCAAACGGGTTGCGGAATTGATAATTCAAGAATATTCACAAAAAAGCAAAACTATATTTGCAGCAGTTCGGTTTGGGAATGTATTGGGAAGCCGTGGTAGTGTATTGCCATTGTTCCGTAAGCAAATTATCAACGGAGGCCCTGTTACAGTAACGGATCCGGAAATGAAGAGATACTTTATGACGATTCCGGAAGCAAGTCAGTTAGTTTTGCAAGCAGGTGCGCAAGCAACCGGTGGAGAAGTTTTTGTTTTAGATATGGGAGAACCAGTTAAAATTGTTGATTTAGCTAAGGATGTAATTCGTCTTTCTGGCTTGGAACCCGAAAAAGATATTTCTATATCATTTTGCGGATTGCGACCTGGAGAAAAATTATTTGAAGAATTATTGACTGCAGAAGAAGGTACTCAGTCAACGCGTCATGAAAAAATATTTGTAGCTAACATTAAAGGTGTAAATAAAGCGAGTTTGGACAGCATGCTTGATGAATTGAAAGTACAAGTTGAGCCCGATAAAATTATAGAATTATTAAAGGCTATTGTTCCTACTTACCGTCCTAACCATTAA
- a CDS encoding NAD-dependent 4,6-dehydratase LegB, producing the protein MKWNGKKVLVTGADGFIGSHLTEALVRAGADVRAFVLYNSFNSWGWLDQSPKEVKSNLDIFTGDIRDPHGVKKAMGNCDMVFHLAALIAIPYSYHSPDTYVDTNVKGTLNVVQAARELGVEKVVHTSTSEVYGTARFVPITEEHPLQGQSPYSASKIGADQIAMSFYNSFNTPVSIIRPFNTYGPRQSARAVIPTIITQIANGKRRIKLGSISPTRDFNYVKDTVKGFLAVAASEKAIGEVINIGSDYEISIGDTAKLIAETMGLEIEIETEEIRLRPEKSEVERLWADNQKAKKLLGWEPEYGEKEGLARGLKETVLWFTNSKNLCRYKTEVYNI; encoded by the coding sequence ATGAAATGGAATGGGAAGAAAGTGCTGGTAACGGGAGCTGATGGATTTATCGGCTCGCACCTGACCGAAGCCTTAGTAAGGGCCGGAGCAGATGTTAGGGCTTTCGTTTTATACAACTCGTTTAACTCTTGGGGATGGTTGGATCAGTCACCGAAAGAGGTAAAGTCTAATTTGGATATATTTACCGGTGACATTCGTGATCCGCATGGCGTCAAGAAAGCGATGGGAAATTGCGATATGGTGTTCCATTTGGCAGCATTGATCGCCATTCCGTATTCTTATCATTCACCAGATACGTATGTTGATACAAATGTGAAAGGGACATTAAATGTAGTTCAAGCCGCGCGAGAGTTGGGAGTAGAGAAAGTGGTTCATACTTCTACCAGCGAAGTATACGGAACTGCCAGATTCGTTCCGATTACAGAAGAACATCCGCTGCAAGGGCAGTCGCCGTACTCGGCAAGTAAGATCGGGGCGGATCAAATTGCTATGTCTTTTTACAACTCTTTTAATACGCCCGTTTCGATTATACGTCCGTTTAATACCTATGGGCCAAGACAATCGGCTAGGGCGGTAATTCCAACAATTATTACGCAGATTGCAAATGGAAAGCGTCGGATAAAACTGGGATCGATCAGTCCGACTCGGGATTTCAACTATGTGAAAGATACGGTTAAGGGATTTTTGGCGGTGGCGGCGTCGGAAAAAGCAATCGGCGAAGTTATCAATATTGGAAGCGATTATGAAATATCTATTGGTGATACGGCGAAACTGATTGCGGAAACAATGGGGCTGGAAATTGAAATAGAAACAGAGGAAATTCGCTTGCGGCCAGAGAAAAGTGAAGTGGAGCGACTTTGGGCGGATAATCAAAAAGCGAAAAAATTGTTGGGGTGGGAACCTGAGTATGGAGAAAAAGAAGGTTTGGCTAGAGGATTGAAGGAGACGGTTTTGTGGTTTACTAACTCAAAAAATTTATGTCGATATAAAACGGAAGTGTATAATATATGA
- a CDS encoding LegC family aminotransferase: MIKEDIDVLNVVKVLKDILPKEKQFIPLHEPCFIGKEWTYVKECIDSGWVSSVGKYVDLFEEKLAEYTGVKRAIAVVNGTAALHISLLAAGVEKDDEVLIPALTFIATANAVTYCGAMPHFVDSEYKTLGMDPVKLRCYLQEITILKDNVCYNRKSGRRIRAIVPMHTFGHPVNLDELLSVCEDFSLALVEDAAESLGSLYNGKHTGNWGLVSAISFNGNKIITTGGGGAVLTNDEKLGEKIKHWTTQAKVPHRWEFRHDSIGYNYRLPNINAALGCAQLEQLPSFVAEKRWLAERYKQAFAGMRGFSFFVEPDFAKSNYWLNSILLDRNFSEKREAVLQALNAEGIMSRPAWDLMYTLPMFRECPYMSCEVAADIAKRLINIPSSANLYDR; encoded by the coding sequence ATGATAAAAGAAGATATTGATGTTTTAAATGTTGTTAAAGTATTAAAAGATATTCTGCCTAAAGAAAAACAGTTTATTCCACTTCATGAGCCCTGTTTTATTGGGAAAGAATGGACATATGTTAAAGAATGCATAGATAGTGGATGGGTGTCTTCTGTTGGAAAATATGTGGACTTATTTGAAGAAAAATTAGCTGAATATACTGGGGTTAAGCGTGCAATAGCAGTTGTAAATGGGACTGCGGCACTTCATATTTCTCTTTTGGCGGCTGGTGTTGAAAAAGATGATGAAGTATTAATACCTGCATTGACATTTATTGCTACTGCTAATGCGGTGACATATTGTGGAGCGATGCCTCATTTTGTCGATAGTGAATATAAAACATTGGGAATGGATCCTGTGAAATTGCGTTGTTATTTACAGGAAATTACTATTTTGAAAGATAATGTTTGTTATAATCGGAAAAGTGGGCGACGAATTCGGGCCATTGTACCTATGCATACGTTTGGGCACCCCGTAAATTTGGATGAATTACTGTCAGTTTGTGAAGACTTTTCTTTAGCTTTAGTAGAAGATGCTGCGGAATCTTTAGGCTCTTTATATAATGGGAAACATACGGGGAACTGGGGGTTGGTTTCTGCTATCAGCTTTAATGGTAACAAAATCATTACCACGGGAGGTGGTGGTGCTGTGTTGACCAATGATGAAAAACTGGGAGAAAAAATTAAGCATTGGACAACGCAGGCTAAAGTGCCCCATCGATGGGAATTTCGCCATGATTCGATTGGATATAATTACCGATTGCCCAACATTAATGCCGCATTAGGGTGTGCTCAACTTGAACAACTTCCTAGTTTTGTAGCTGAAAAGCGGTGGTTGGCAGAACGATACAAGCAGGCTTTTGCAGGGATGCGCGGTTTTTCTTTTTTTGTCGAGCCTGATTTTGCAAAAAGTAATTATTGGCTCAATTCGATTTTGTTAGACCGTAATTTTTCTGAAAAGAGAGAGGCTGTTCTGCAAGCTCTTAACGCTGAAGGAATAATGAGTCGTCCGGCTTGGGATTTAATGTATACCTTACCTATGTTTCGAGAGTGTCCGTATATGTCTTGTGAAGTAGCTGCAGATATTGCCAAACGTTTGATTAATATTCCTAGCAGTGCGAATTTGTATGACAGGTGA
- the neuC gene encoding UDP-N-acetylglucosamine 2-epimerase — protein sequence MLKVCIVTGTRAEYGILTPLLEGIQKDESLELQLIVTGMHLSPEFGLTYREIEKDGFHIDEKIDMLISSDTTSGIAKSVGIAILGMTEALNRLQPDILLLLGDRYEIFAAAQTAMLLGIVIGHIHGGERTEGAVDESIRHAITKMAHLHFTATEEYRQRVIQMGEQPDRVFNVGALGIEKIRQMQLLSKSLLEKAINFSFLKRNFLITLHPETLLNEKENLGILEALLKAMDAFPDIGLIITGANADACGQKFNQRLKEYVDRQGERAVFQMSLGQLRYFSCLQCCDLVIGNSSSGIIEAPFFKIPTINIGNRQEGRMKAKSIIDCKGITEDIIDAVNNGFFLARQSWMKEVKSVYGTGNTTESIIKVVKKRSCSHLIKKKFYDVLSDF from the coding sequence ATGTTAAAGGTATGTATCGTAACAGGAACTAGAGCTGAATATGGAATTCTTACCCCATTGTTAGAGGGGATACAAAAAGATGAAAGCTTGGAATTGCAGTTGATTGTTACCGGAATGCATTTATCTCCCGAGTTTGGTTTGACTTATAGGGAGATTGAGAAAGATGGCTTTCATATTGACGAAAAAATTGACATGCTTATTTCTAGCGATACTACAAGTGGAATTGCAAAGTCGGTTGGCATAGCAATTTTGGGTATGACTGAAGCATTAAATAGATTGCAACCGGATATTCTATTGTTGTTAGGCGATCGGTATGAAATTTTTGCAGCGGCTCAGACTGCTATGCTATTAGGTATAGTAATTGGACATATTCATGGCGGGGAACGTACAGAAGGAGCTGTTGATGAGAGTATTCGTCATGCAATTACGAAGATGGCGCATTTGCATTTTACAGCTACGGAAGAGTATCGCCAACGAGTCATTCAAATGGGAGAACAACCAGATAGAGTGTTTAATGTAGGTGCGCTAGGCATTGAGAAAATCCGACAAATGCAATTGCTTTCTAAAAGTCTTTTAGAGAAAGCAATTAATTTTTCATTTCTGAAGAGAAATTTCTTAATAACTCTTCATCCAGAGACGTTGTTAAACGAAAAAGAAAACTTAGGTATATTAGAGGCATTACTAAAAGCGATGGATGCATTTCCTGATATCGGACTTATTATTACTGGAGCTAATGCGGATGCATGCGGGCAAAAGTTTAATCAACGCTTAAAGGAATATGTGGATAGACAAGGGGAAAGGGCTGTGTTTCAGATGTCATTAGGACAACTGCGATACTTTAGCTGTTTACAATGCTGCGATTTAGTAATTGGCAATTCGTCTAGTGGTATTATAGAAGCGCCTTTTTTTAAGATACCAACTATCAATATTGGAAACCGTCAAGAAGGAAGAATGAAGGCAAAGTCAATTATTGATTGTAAAGGAATAACAGAAGATATTATAGATGCGGTAAATAATGGATTCTTTCTGGCGCGACAGTCTTGGATGAAAGAAGTAAAATCTGTATATGGAACAGGGAATACAACGGAGAGTATTATAAAAGTCGTCAAAAAAAGGTCTTGCTCGCATTTGATAAAGAAGAAATTTTATGATGTTTTAAGTGATTTCTAA